In the Sediminibacter sp. Hel_I_10 genome, one interval contains:
- a CDS encoding methyltransferase domain-containing protein — protein MEELSAHYWEQRYQSGDIGWDLGTISTPLKTYIDQLKDPSLSILIPGGGNAYEAEYLHRQGFKNVHVVDVSKTALDNVSKRFTEFPKDQLWHANFFDLSLELKFDLVLEQTFFCALDPKLRLDYVSQMHQLLKPKGKIVGVLFNLPLHKDRPPFGGNEEEYKRLFENKFEIDVMSPCYNSEEGRKGKELFIKLLKR, from the coding sequence ATGGAAGAGTTATCAGCACATTATTGGGAGCAAAGGTATCAATCTGGGGATATTGGTTGGGATTTAGGAACCATCTCAACACCCTTAAAAACGTACATTGACCAATTGAAAGATCCCTCATTGTCTATACTAATCCCTGGTGGCGGAAACGCTTATGAAGCGGAGTATCTTCATCGGCAAGGTTTTAAAAATGTGCATGTGGTTGATGTTTCTAAGACTGCTTTAGACAATGTCTCAAAACGATTTACAGAGTTTCCAAAAGACCAATTATGGCATGCTAATTTTTTTGATTTAAGTCTAGAGCTAAAGTTTGACTTAGTTTTAGAACAGACCTTTTTTTGTGCTTTAGACCCCAAATTAAGATTAGACTATGTGTCTCAAATGCATCAACTCTTAAAGCCTAAAGGTAAAATTGTTGGCGTACTTTTTAATTTGCCTTTACACAAGGATCGGCCCCCTTTTGGTGGAAATGAGGAGGAATATAAAAGATTATTCGAAAATAAATTTGAGATCGATGTGATGAGTCCTTGCTACAATTCAGAAGAGGGGCGAAAGGGTAAGGAGCTATTTATCAAATTGCTAAAGCGTTAA
- a CDS encoding DUF4870 domain-containing protein encodes MRQDNQLIVLTHLSQLLTFLTGFGGLIVPLIIWASQKDNVYQMDEQGKRILNFQISLVLWAIICVPLILALGLGIVGLIILGLVSFIYPIINAIKASHGETPTYPLSLNFIS; translated from the coding sequence ATGCGACAAGATAACCAACTCATAGTATTAACCCATCTCAGCCAACTACTTACCTTTTTAACTGGCTTTGGAGGGCTTATAGTGCCCTTGATCATTTGGGCAAGTCAAAAAGATAATGTGTATCAAATGGATGAACAAGGCAAACGCATCCTTAATTTTCAGATCAGTTTAGTGTTGTGGGCCATCATTTGTGTTCCCTTGATATTAGCTTTAGGACTGGGTATTGTAGGATTGATCATTCTAGGTCTTGTATCGTTTATCTATCCTATCATTAATGCCATAAAGGCCAGCCACGGCGAAACTCCAACATATCCTTTATCTCTTAATTTTATTAGTTAG
- the dnaN gene encoding DNA polymerase III subunit beta: MKFIVSSTYLLKQLQVLGGVINNSNTLPILDNFLFELSGSNLTVSASDLETTMSATLEVESDEDGSIALPARLLLDTLKTFPEQPLTFVVEDNNTVEISSNHGKYALAYADGQEFPKSVELDDPSKTTISGEILATAISKTIFAAGNDDLRPVMSGVFFQFSTEGLTFVATDAHKLVKYTREDVTADQVAEFIMPKKPLNLLKGILAASDENVVIEYNDSNAKFTFENSILVCRLIDGKYPNYEAVIPKENPNKLTIDRTQFLNSVRRVSIFSNKTTHQIRLKIAGAELNISAEDIDYSNKAEERLTCDYQGDDMQIGFNSRFLTEMLNNLNADNVQLEMSLPNRAGILTPVDGLDEGEQVTMLVMPVMLNS, translated from the coding sequence ATGAAATTTATAGTTTCCAGCACGTATTTACTTAAACAGTTACAAGTCTTGGGAGGCGTTATCAACAACTCTAACACGCTCCCAATTTTAGATAATTTTCTTTTTGAACTTAGCGGATCTAACTTGACTGTTTCGGCAAGCGATTTGGAAACCACAATGTCTGCAACCCTTGAGGTAGAAAGTGATGAAGATGGCAGCATTGCCTTACCTGCAAGATTACTTTTAGACACACTAAAGACCTTTCCTGAGCAGCCCTTAACATTTGTTGTTGAAGACAATAACACGGTTGAGATTAGCTCTAATCATGGTAAATATGCTTTGGCTTATGCTGACGGACAAGAGTTTCCTAAATCTGTTGAATTAGATGATCCTAGCAAAACCACAATTTCTGGCGAGATTTTAGCAACTGCGATATCAAAAACCATCTTTGCCGCTGGTAATGATGATTTACGCCCAGTGATGAGTGGTGTGTTCTTTCAATTTTCTACGGAAGGTTTGACCTTTGTGGCTACCGATGCTCACAAGTTGGTGAAGTACACACGAGAAGATGTAACTGCAGACCAAGTTGCAGAATTCATCATGCCTAAAAAACCACTAAATCTTTTAAAAGGGATTTTAGCGGCAAGTGATGAAAATGTAGTGATTGAATACAATGACTCTAACGCTAAATTCACTTTTGAAAATTCAATCTTAGTTTGTCGTTTGATCGACGGAAAGTATCCTAATTACGAAGCTGTAATTCCTAAGGAGAACCCAAATAAGCTCACCATTGATCGTACGCAGTTTTTAAACTCTGTAAGACGTGTTAGTATATTCTCTAATAAAACGACGCATCAAATCCGTTTAAAAATCGCTGGTGCAGAACTTAACATTTCCGCAGAAGATATTGATTACAGTAATAAAGCCGAAGAGCGTTTAACCTGTGATTATCAAGGTGATGATATGCAGATTGGTTTTAACTCCCGCTTTTTAACGGAAATGCTTAATAACCTCAACGCTGATAACGTACAATTGGAAATGAGCTTACCAAATAGAGCTGGTATTCTAACGCCGGTTGATGGCCTTGATGAAGGTGAGCAAGTTACCATGTTGGTGATGCCTGTGATGTTAAATAGCTAA
- the gldG gene encoding gliding motility-associated ABC transporter substrate-binding protein GldG, whose protein sequence is MTKNKPLLIILLTLVILIVVNLISSQLYKRFDLTEDQRYTLSSSALNTVDEVNSPLIIDVFLEGDFPSEFRRLRNETQQLLEEFSLYNSNVSFNFINPLENEANRDRNVQQLSQRGLQPFQINIKESGKTSQELIIPWALASYNEQTVIVPLIKNKIGATDQELVNSSIQNLEYAFADAFKKLVTPKEKKIAILRGNGQLKDVYVADFLKTLGEHYFLAPFTLDSIASNPQKTLKDLENYDLIISAKPTIAFSEEEKYALDQYTMSGGKSLWLTESIIMDRDSLLNNNGRAVAIMKDLNLNDFFFKYGVRVNPVIVNDLYSAPITLAFGEGNNAQFQPVQWPYSPLAASNPNHPITANLDPVKFDFTSQIDTLKNEVDKTILLRSSQLSKLEGVPKDINLDVVTQEPDPASYNKPFQTLAVLLEGSFTSVYKNRVKPFEVLDSKTAKTADKTESVPTKMIVIADGDVIKNDVVHNQPQELGFEFLTKRKFGNKEFLLNAVNYLLNDDGLINIRTKEVKLAFLDSNKVEDEKSEWQFLNIALPLILLAGFGLIFNFIRRKRYGKTNR, encoded by the coding sequence ATGACTAAAAACAAACCTTTACTTATCATTCTCCTCACATTGGTCATTCTCATTGTGGTCAACCTGATATCGTCTCAGCTTTACAAGCGTTTTGACCTTACGGAAGACCAACGCTATACGCTTTCTAGCTCGGCACTAAACACGGTAGATGAAGTCAATTCACCCTTGATCATTGATGTGTTTTTAGAAGGCGATTTTCCTTCAGAGTTTAGAAGACTTCGTAATGAAACCCAACAGCTGCTCGAAGAATTCTCACTATACAATAGCAACGTTTCCTTCAACTTTATCAATCCGCTAGAAAATGAAGCCAACCGTGATCGAAATGTACAGCAATTGTCCCAACGTGGATTGCAACCGTTTCAAATCAACATTAAAGAAAGTGGTAAAACCTCTCAAGAGCTTATTATTCCATGGGCCTTGGCAAGTTATAACGAGCAAACCGTTATTGTACCGCTCATCAAAAACAAAATTGGCGCTACAGATCAGGAATTGGTCAACTCCTCGATTCAAAATTTAGAATATGCCTTTGCCGATGCCTTTAAAAAATTGGTGACTCCAAAAGAGAAAAAAATAGCCATTCTTCGTGGTAACGGACAATTAAAAGATGTTTATGTTGCCGATTTTCTTAAAACGCTGGGAGAACATTATTTTCTAGCCCCATTTACTTTAGATAGCATTGCGAGCAATCCGCAAAAAACGTTGAAGGATTTAGAAAATTATGATCTGATCATTTCAGCAAAACCAACCATCGCCTTTTCCGAAGAGGAAAAATACGCATTAGACCAATACACCATGAGTGGCGGCAAAAGTCTCTGGCTTACCGAGAGCATTATTATGGATCGGGACAGTTTGCTCAACAATAACGGACGCGCCGTTGCCATTATGAAAGACCTCAACCTTAATGATTTCTTCTTTAAATACGGTGTAAGGGTCAATCCTGTAATCGTTAATGATTTATATTCAGCACCGATAACCTTAGCTTTTGGAGAAGGAAATAATGCGCAATTTCAACCAGTACAATGGCCCTATTCGCCTTTGGCCGCAAGTAATCCCAACCACCCAATTACAGCAAACCTTGATCCCGTAAAATTTGATTTTACCAGCCAAATAGATACCTTAAAAAACGAGGTTGATAAAACCATTTTACTGCGCAGTTCGCAACTCTCAAAATTAGAAGGTGTTCCTAAAGATATTAATTTAGATGTAGTTACCCAAGAACCAGATCCTGCCTCCTACAATAAGCCATTTCAAACCTTAGCCGTATTACTGGAAGGCTCTTTTACTTCTGTTTACAAAAACAGGGTGAAACCTTTCGAGGTTTTGGACTCGAAAACAGCAAAAACAGCAGACAAGACCGAAAGCGTCCCTACAAAAATGATTGTCATTGCAGATGGTGATGTTATTAAAAATGATGTGGTACACAACCAACCGCAAGAATTGGGCTTTGAGTTTTTGACCAAACGTAAATTTGGTAACAAGGAGTTTCTACTTAATGCCGTAAATTATCTTCTCAATGATGACGGACTTATAAACATTAGAACCAAGGAAGTGAAATTGGCGTTTTTAGACAGTAACAAAGTAGAAGACGAAAAAAGTGAGTGGCAATTCTTAAATATTGCGCTACCCCTTATTTTATTGGCTGGTTTCGGACTCATCTTCAATTTTATTCGTAGAAAACGCTACGGTAAAACCAACAGATAA
- the gldF gene encoding gliding motility-associated ABC transporter permease subunit GldF codes for MFAILKKEINTFFASPIGYLVIAVFLVLNGLFLWLFKGDFNILDNGFADLSSFFLLAPWILIFLVPAVTMRSFADEKKQGTLELLLTKPISHLQIVFGKYLGAVLLIVIAIIPTLLYVFTISKLGNPEGNLDIGSTLGSYFGLLFLVAAYTAIGVFASSTTDNQIVAFIIAVFICFFFYFGFEGLSNYKLFGDLFYIEKLGMETHFNSMSRGVLDTRDMIYFLSITAFFIVLTKFNLKRSNQ; via the coding sequence ATGTTCGCTATCTTAAAAAAAGAAATCAATACTTTTTTTGCATCACCCATCGGCTATTTGGTCATTGCTGTGTTTTTGGTATTGAACGGACTTTTTCTCTGGCTCTTTAAAGGAGATTTCAATATTTTGGACAATGGTTTTGCCGACCTTTCCAGCTTCTTTTTGCTAGCGCCATGGATTTTAATTTTTCTTGTGCCAGCAGTGACCATGCGTAGCTTTGCTGATGAGAAAAAACAAGGCACTTTAGAACTGCTCCTCACCAAACCCATTAGCCATCTACAAATTGTTTTTGGCAAATATTTGGGTGCAGTATTGCTTATTGTTATTGCTATTATCCCTACACTACTATACGTTTTCACCATTTCAAAATTAGGGAATCCTGAGGGCAATCTTGATATCGGTAGTACTTTAGGTTCTTACTTTGGTCTATTATTTTTAGTGGCAGCTTATACGGCCATTGGAGTTTTTGCATCAAGCACCACAGATAATCAAATTGTAGCGTTCATTATCGCCGTCTTTATTTGTTTCTTTTTCTACTTTGGTTTTGAGGGCTTATCCAATTACAAGCTCTTTGGTGATCTTTTTTATATAGAGAAACTTGGTATGGAAACTCATTTTAACAGCATGAGTCGCGGTGTCTTAGATACTCGGGATATGATTTATTTTTTAAGTATTACAGCGTTTTTTATTGTACTTACTAAATTCAACCTTAAACGAAGCAACCAATGA
- a CDS encoding putative quinol monooxygenase yields MLIRIVKMSFDPSKIQEFLANFETKKEAIRHFEGCKHLELYRDKHDTNVFFTYSYWEEEADLERYRHSELFKGVWARTKPLFNARPEAWSVDRLEMLD; encoded by the coding sequence ATGCTAATCAGAATCGTTAAAATGAGCTTTGACCCTTCAAAAATTCAGGAATTTCTTGCAAATTTTGAAACTAAAAAAGAAGCCATTCGCCATTTTGAAGGTTGTAAACATCTCGAGTTATACAGAGACAAACACGATACCAACGTCTTTTTTACCTATAGTTATTGGGAAGAGGAGGCCGATCTAGAACGCTACCGGCATTCTGAACTCTTCAAGGGCGTATGGGCAAGAACCAAACCTCTATTTAACGCTAGACCCGAAGCTTGGAGCGTAGACCGATTAGAAATGCTAGATTAA
- a CDS encoding Gfo/Idh/MocA family protein yields METNLPKTINWGIIGLGKIAHKFAADLAKVSDAKLYAVASRTQENADNFASQFGASKAYNSYEALAKDQNVDAVYIATPHSFHNEHSVLCLQNKKAVLCEKPFAMNRNEVEHMISVAKENDTLLMEALWTYFLPHYQYVLKELEHKTYGNVLKLEADFGFKPKLDLSSRVLKKSLGGGSLLDIGIYPIFAALSALGKPKTIEAKATFFENGADSSTLMIFGYDDNVEAQLKSTFLEETKTEAIFHCEKGTIKINTKFHEPSTVTIIAEGKEKILDFNYTTIGYNYEIIHFNELIRNGKTESPIMTFDFSKNLMQLLDTVRTQIGLEY; encoded by the coding sequence ATGGAAACAAACTTGCCTAAAACCATCAATTGGGGAATTATTGGTCTTGGAAAAATAGCTCATAAATTTGCCGCAGATTTAGCAAAAGTATCTGATGCCAAACTCTATGCCGTAGCCTCAAGAACTCAAGAAAATGCAGATAACTTTGCTTCCCAATTTGGAGCGAGCAAAGCTTATAATTCTTATGAGGCCCTAGCGAAAGACCAAAATGTTGATGCTGTATACATTGCAACACCGCATAGTTTTCACAACGAACACAGCGTGTTGTGTCTTCAAAATAAAAAGGCAGTATTATGCGAAAAACCATTTGCCATGAACCGCAACGAGGTCGAGCACATGATAAGCGTTGCTAAAGAAAACGACACGCTTTTAATGGAAGCCTTGTGGACCTATTTTCTACCTCACTACCAATACGTTCTCAAGGAATTGGAGCATAAGACGTACGGAAATGTTCTAAAACTGGAAGCTGATTTCGGTTTCAAACCAAAATTAGACCTGAGTTCTAGAGTACTTAAAAAATCTCTTGGTGGAGGTAGTTTATTAGATATTGGGATTTACCCCATATTTGCGGCACTGTCTGCTCTAGGAAAACCAAAAACAATTGAAGCCAAGGCCACCTTTTTTGAAAATGGAGCAGATTCGTCTACGCTCATGATTTTTGGTTATGATGATAACGTTGAAGCCCAACTTAAAAGTACGTTTTTAGAAGAAACAAAAACCGAGGCCATCTTTCATTGCGAAAAAGGCACCATCAAAATCAATACAAAGTTTCATGAACCTTCAACCGTGACCATAATAGCTGAAGGCAAAGAGAAAATTTTAGATTTTAATTATACTACCATAGGCTATAATTACGAAATTATTCATTTTAATGAATTGATAAGAAACGGTAAAACGGAAAGCCCGATCATGACGTTCGATTTTAGCAAAAATTTGATGCAATTGTTAGATACGGTAAGAACACAAATTGGCTTAGAATATTAG
- a CDS encoding sodium:solute symporter, translating into MQTLDWTILIGTLVLIVAYGTYQTRGSKNVQDYLKGGNTSPWWTIGLSVMATQASAITFLSTPGQAFNDGMGFVQFYFGLPIAMIVICMVFIPLYHRLKVYTAYEFLENRFDLKTRTLTAILFLIQRGLSAGITIFAPAIILSAVLGWNLLLLNVLIGVLVIIYTVSGGTKAVNVTQKHQMIVIFSGMIVAFIIILNQLPENINFSNALDIAGASGKMDVLDFSFDLDNRYTVWTGLIGGTFLMLSYFGTDQSQVQRYLSGKSVREMQLGLIFNGILKVPMQFFILLIGVMVFVFYQFNAAPVNFNPTATEVVLNSEYAKEYEVLQQKQQDIFNEKQALLTNFVDHNNAATFQTIAEANTQQDELRAQARNLIDKAGESRNIKVESNDKDYVFIHFILNNLPRGLIGLLLAVILSAAMSSTASELNALASTTAMDLYKRNVKEKSESQMVNSSKWFTLLWGILAISVACVANLAENLIQLVNIIGSIFYGNVLGIFLLAFFVKFVKGNAVFTAALITQVLIIALFILNEYDFINLPFLWLNFVGCVIVMTIAFLIQTLKPKNHGNKLA; encoded by the coding sequence ATGCAAACTCTAGACTGGACTATTTTAATAGGAACACTTGTACTCATTGTAGCTTACGGCACTTACCAAACCCGTGGCAGTAAAAACGTACAGGATTACTTAAAAGGTGGTAATACATCCCCCTGGTGGACCATAGGTTTGTCGGTTATGGCAACCCAAGCCAGTGCCATCACCTTTTTATCTACACCAGGACAAGCCTTTAATGACGGGATGGGTTTTGTGCAGTTCTATTTCGGGTTGCCTATTGCCATGATCGTGATTTGCATGGTATTTATCCCATTGTATCACAGACTTAAGGTTTACACGGCCTACGAATTTCTAGAAAATCGTTTTGATCTAAAGACCAGAACCCTAACTGCCATTTTGTTCTTAATACAACGTGGGCTCTCTGCAGGGATTACCATTTTTGCACCTGCCATTATTTTATCTGCCGTTTTAGGATGGAATCTCCTATTGCTCAACGTACTTATTGGTGTATTGGTTATTATTTATACTGTTTCAGGAGGCACAAAAGCCGTAAACGTGACCCAAAAACACCAGATGATTGTTATTTTCTCAGGAATGATCGTGGCATTTATCATCATTTTAAATCAGCTTCCCGAAAATATCAACTTCTCAAATGCGCTAGATATTGCTGGCGCAAGTGGCAAGATGGATGTGCTCGATTTTTCATTCGATTTAGACAATCGCTACACAGTTTGGACCGGTCTTATTGGTGGTACATTTTTAATGCTCTCTTATTTTGGTACAGATCAAAGTCAAGTGCAACGTTATTTATCAGGAAAATCGGTAAGAGAAATGCAACTAGGCCTTATTTTTAATGGCATTCTAAAAGTACCGATGCAGTTTTTTATTCTGCTCATTGGTGTCATGGTGTTTGTATTCTATCAATTTAATGCGGCTCCTGTAAATTTCAATCCTACGGCCACTGAGGTGGTTTTAAATTCAGAATACGCCAAAGAATACGAGGTCCTTCAGCAAAAACAACAAGACATTTTTAATGAGAAACAAGCACTTTTAACCAACTTTGTTGATCATAATAACGCCGCTACATTTCAAACCATTGCAGAGGCCAATACGCAACAAGATGAATTAAGAGCACAAGCCCGAAACTTAATCGACAAGGCTGGCGAATCCAGAAATATCAAGGTGGAGAGTAATGATAAAGACTATGTCTTTATTCATTTTATTTTAAATAACCTCCCACGCGGGCTCATTGGTCTTTTATTGGCTGTTATTTTAAGTGCTGCAATGAGTAGTACTGCCAGTGAGTTGAATGCTTTGGCCAGTACAACCGCCATGGACCTTTATAAGCGTAACGTCAAAGAGAAGTCTGAAAGCCAAATGGTCAACAGCTCTAAATGGTTTACATTGCTTTGGGGTATTTTGGCCATTAGTGTTGCTTGTGTGGCCAACCTTGCTGAAAATTTAATACAATTGGTAAATATCATCGGTTCTATTTTCTACGGAAATGTGCTGGGTATTTTCCTGCTTGCCTTTTTTGTGAAATTCGTTAAGGGTAACGCGGTATTTACTGCCGCCCTGATCACGCAAGTGCTAATAATAGCATTATTTATTCTCAATGAGTATGACTTTATCAACCTACCATTTCTTTGGTTGAATTTTGTGGGCTGCGTCATTGTGATGACCATCGCCTTTTTAATACAAACTTTAAAGCCTAAAAATCATGGAAACAAACTTGCCTAA
- a CDS encoding PIG-L family deacetylase: MQNTLRLLVLFLLTTTLVNAQQPKKPTSSEIFESIKKLNFLGSVLYLAAHPDDENTRLISYLSNEVKARTAYLSLTRGDGGQNLIGPEIRELLGVIRTQELLAARRTDGGEQLFTRANDFGYSKHPDETLEIWNKDDVLSDVVLAIRRFQPDIIINRFDHRSPGSTHGHHTSSAMLSVEAFDLANSKSAFPEQLKYVNPWQPKRQFFNTSWWFYGSQEAFDNADKSNLLQIDTGVYFPSSGMSNPEIAALSRSQHKSQGFGSTGSRGKQLEYIELINGDLPKDKSNLFDGIDTTWNRVKGGKAIGDILNQVQSNYNFKNPAASLKELMRAYTLIQNLENDHWRTYKTQEIKQIIAACAGLYLEAVTNTNLATPGETVDMSVEVINRSDANIKLSNIVNPNGVKIEKNINLDNNTDYEFKESLKINSNQNFTTPYWLTQTGSLGMYRVDDTSLIGKPETPRDLKITFNLSIETIAIPFEKALVYKTNDLVKGEVYKPFEIVPEASAKIQEKVIIVDSDQQRDIEVIVNSSRENLEGYVELAHPKDWQVYPEKQKITIAHKGETQTLVFTLIPPKEQSEGTLSPMVHIGDAVYSKELVEIDYDHIPYQTVLMPSESKIVRLDIQKRGQNVGYIEGAGDVVPESLRQIGYNVAVLKPEDISAENLKRFDAIVVGIRAYNTVEDLKYKQELLFDYVAQGGTMVVQYNTSRGLKINTLAPYDLKLSRDRVTDENAKVELIAPNHDVLNAPNKITLKDFEGWTQERGLYFPDEWSSEFTPILSMNDSGETAKTGSLLVAQYGEGYYVYTGLSFFREFPAGVSGAYRLFANILSLGKDNLPKTQIKN, from the coding sequence ATGCAAAACACATTACGCTTATTGGTCCTATTTTTATTGACCACAACATTAGTTAACGCACAACAACCTAAAAAACCCACCTCTTCTGAAATATTTGAATCCATAAAAAAACTCAATTTTTTAGGATCAGTATTATATCTCGCAGCGCATCCAGATGACGAGAATACTAGGCTCATATCATACTTATCTAACGAGGTTAAGGCAAGAACTGCCTATCTCTCGCTAACTAGAGGTGATGGCGGTCAAAACCTTATTGGCCCAGAAATAAGAGAGTTATTGGGTGTTATTAGAACTCAAGAGCTTCTCGCCGCAAGACGTACCGATGGTGGAGAACAACTATTTACAAGAGCAAACGACTTTGGTTATTCTAAACATCCTGATGAAACATTAGAAATTTGGAATAAAGACGATGTACTAAGTGATGTGGTCTTAGCAATAAGACGATTTCAACCAGACATTATCATCAACCGTTTTGATCATCGCAGTCCTGGAAGCACCCATGGTCACCATACAAGTTCTGCCATGCTAAGCGTTGAAGCCTTTGATTTGGCAAATTCAAAATCTGCCTTTCCCGAGCAACTAAAATATGTAAATCCTTGGCAACCCAAACGACAATTTTTTAACACGTCATGGTGGTTCTACGGAAGTCAAGAGGCCTTTGACAATGCTGATAAGTCCAATTTACTACAAATTGATACTGGCGTCTATTTCCCATCAAGCGGAATGAGCAATCCCGAAATTGCCGCCTTAAGTAGAAGCCAACATAAATCACAAGGCTTTGGAAGTACTGGAAGCCGCGGTAAGCAATTAGAATACATTGAACTCATTAACGGTGACTTACCAAAAGATAAATCCAACCTATTTGATGGCATAGACACCACATGGAATCGAGTTAAAGGAGGAAAAGCTATTGGAGATATTCTAAATCAAGTTCAAAGCAATTATAATTTTAAAAATCCTGCGGCATCCTTAAAAGAACTCATGCGTGCCTATACACTCATTCAAAATCTTGAAAATGACCACTGGCGCACTTACAAAACTCAAGAGATCAAACAGATCATTGCCGCTTGTGCTGGCCTGTACCTAGAAGCTGTGACCAATACTAATTTGGCAACTCCAGGAGAAACAGTTGATATGAGCGTTGAAGTGATCAATAGAAGTGACGCCAACATTAAGCTCTCAAACATCGTTAATCCTAACGGCGTTAAAATTGAGAAAAACATCAACTTAGATAATAATACAGATTACGAGTTTAAAGAGTCTTTAAAAATCAATTCTAACCAAAACTTCACAACACCGTATTGGTTAACACAAACCGGAAGTTTAGGCATGTATCGCGTAGACGATACATCTCTTATCGGAAAACCTGAAACCCCTAGAGATCTAAAAATCACTTTTAATCTGAGTATCGAAACTATAGCAATTCCTTTCGAAAAGGCTTTGGTCTATAAAACAAATGACCTTGTAAAAGGTGAAGTGTATAAGCCTTTTGAAATTGTACCTGAAGCCTCAGCTAAAATTCAAGAAAAAGTTATTATTGTAGATAGTGACCAACAACGCGATATTGAGGTTATTGTAAACTCCAGCAGAGAAAACCTAGAGGGTTATGTGGAACTTGCTCACCCTAAAGATTGGCAAGTCTATCCCGAAAAACAAAAAATCACCATTGCTCATAAAGGAGAAACCCAAACATTGGTTTTTACACTAATTCCTCCAAAAGAGCAAAGTGAAGGCACATTGTCCCCAATGGTTCATATTGGAGATGCTGTTTACAGCAAAGAACTTGTTGAAATAGATTACGATCACATTCCCTATCAAACGGTATTGATGCCCAGTGAAAGTAAAATCGTAAGATTGGATATTCAAAAGCGTGGTCAAAATGTCGGCTATATTGAAGGTGCCGGAGATGTGGTTCCAGAAAGTTTAAGACAAATTGGCTACAACGTTGCTGTTTTAAAACCCGAGGATATTTCCGCAGAAAACTTAAAACGTTTTGATGCTATCGTGGTTGGAATTAGAGCTTACAATACCGTCGAAGATTTAAAATACAAACAAGAACTATTGTTTGATTATGTGGCTCAAGGAGGCACCATGGTTGTACAATACAACACGAGTAGAGGTCTGAAAATTAATACTCTGGCGCCATACGATTTAAAACTATCTAGAGATCGGGTGACCGATGAAAACGCAAAAGTTGAGCTTATTGCTCCAAATCATGATGTCTTAAACGCACCAAACAAAATCACTTTAAAGGATTTTGAGGGGTGGACGCAAGAGCGCGGACTTTATTTCCCCGATGAATGGTCTTCTGAATTCACGCCCATATTATCTATGAATGATAGTGGTGAAACCGCAAAGACAGGAAGTTTATTAGTCGCTCAATACGGCGAAGGTTACTACGTATATACGGGTTTAAGCTTTTTCAGGGAATTTCCCGCAGGTGTTTCTGGCGCTTATCGCTTATTCGCCAATATCTTATCTTTAGGGAAAGATAACCTACCAAAAACTCAAATCAAGAACTAG
- a CDS encoding mechanosensitive ion channel domain-containing protein produces MFFETYQNQLIISGFILLFLLLVRLMINALIRKIGRKSNLNDARINLICRYVSVTLFLIAILAEAFVFGAEFKEMALIFSSIFAVIGIGLFAIWSILSNITSGIIMFFSFPYKVGDKIMIHDKDFPIEAIIEDIRAFQLHLRQDNGDLVTYPNNLMLQKAVTLVEKDAIEDYMEDDSRAV; encoded by the coding sequence ATGTTTTTTGAGACTTATCAAAACCAACTCATCATCTCTGGTTTTATTCTACTCTTTCTCTTATTAGTAAGATTAATGATCAATGCGCTCATTCGTAAAATAGGAAGAAAAAGTAATCTTAACGATGCCCGAATCAATTTGATTTGCCGCTATGTTTCGGTCACGTTATTTCTTATTGCAATCCTTGCAGAAGCATTTGTATTTGGTGCAGAATTCAAAGAAATGGCACTTATCTTTTCATCTATATTTGCAGTCATAGGGATTGGATTATTTGCCATTTGGTCTATTTTAAGTAATATAACTTCAGGGATCATCATGTTCTTTTCATTTCCTTATAAAGTAGGAGATAAAATTATGATTCACGATAAGGACTTTCCAATTGAAGCCATCATAGAAGATATTAGAGCCTTTCAATTGCACCTGAGACAAGATAATGGAGACCTTGTAACCTACCCTAATAATTTGATGCTTCAAAAAGCCGTAACGCTAGTTGAAAAAGATGCTATTGAAGATTATATGGAAGACGATAGCAGGGCGGTTTAA